Within Sphingobium sp. SCG-1, the genomic segment TTTGCCGGGACCAGTATAGGCCTCATCTTGGATCGGCTCATCGGCATCACCGACCACGCGCGGCACGGGCAGCATATATTTGCGGGCGAAATCGAGATCACGCTGGTCGTGCGCGGGCACGCCCATAACTGCGCCGGTCCCGTAATCCATCAGCACGAAGTTCGCGACGAACAGCGGCAATTTGATCGCGGGATCGAACGGGTGGATCACCGACAAGCCGGTGTCGAAGCCCAGCTTTTCCTGTGTTTCGATTTCCGCTGCGGCGGTGCCGGACTTGCGGCACTCGTCCGAAAAGGTTGCAAGGTTTGCATCGTCTTTCGCCAGCGCCAGCGCGATCGGATGGTCGGCGGCAATGGCGGCAAAACTCGCGCCGAAAATCGTGTCGGGCCGCGTTGAGAAAACCTCCAGCCGGTCGATGCCGTCCACAGCCTGATCCAGCGCGAAGGAGAATTGTAGGCCGACCGATTTGCCGATCCAGTTCTCCTGCATCAACCGCACCTTATCGGGCCAATGATCCAGCGTACCGAGACCTTCGAGCAGTTCGTCGGCGAAGTCGGTGATCTTGAGGAACCACTGGCTCAATTTGCGTTTCTCGACCGGCGCGCCGGAGCGCCAGCCCTTGCCATCGATGACCTGCTCGTTCGCCAGCACGGTCATGTCGACCGGATCCCAATTGACGGCACTTTCCTTGCGGTACACGAGCCCCGCCGCATAGAGGTCGAGGAACAGCGCCTGCTCATGCCCGTAATAATCGGGTTCGCAAGTCGCCAGCTCGCGGCTCCAGTCGAGCGCGAAACCAAGCTTCTTCAATTGCGCGCGCATCGACGCGATGTTGGAACGCGTCCACTCGCCGGGATGCACCTTCTTTTCCATCGCCGCATTTTCGGCGGGCATTCCGAACGCGTCCCAGCCCATCGGATGCAGGACTTCGTGCCCCGTCATCCGGCGGAAGCGCGCCAGCACGTCGCCCATCGAATAGTTCCGGACATGGCCGATATGGATGCGGCCGGAGGGGTAGGGGAACATCTCCAGCACATAAGAGCGCGGCTTGGCGCTCGCGTCATCCGCGCGGAAACTCTGTCGTTCGTCCCAGACGGCCTGCCAGCGGGCATCCGCCTCAAGCGGGTTGAAGCGCCTTTGCATTCGTCACTCCTGAAGCGGGCAGAGAGGCCCGTCCGGTGGATTAATCCTTGTTGATCGCCGTGCGGCGCAGATCACGCGCCTTGGTGAGGATGATCTCCTCGATCTTCTGCACTGTCGCAGCCTGCATTGGCGCGTCGACCCACTGACCGGTCTGATTGACCTGGCGACTGCCTGCAACGCGCAGGGCGTCGGCGCGCAAATCCTGGTCGAGGATGGTCACAGTCAGCTTGATGCGCTCTCCGGGCGAATTAGGGTTCGCGTACCAGTCAGTGACGATGACGCCGCCATTCGAATCGGTCTGCACCAATGGCATGAAGGACAACGTATCGAGCGTGGCGCGCCACAAATAGCTGTTGACGCCAATCGTCGTGACCTTCGCCGCCGCAAGATCGGCTTTGGGCCGGTCCTTTGCGCCGCCACCGCAGGCACCAAGCGGGAGGACCGCCGCCATGACGAGAGCCGTTGCAAGCGAGCGGGCCGAAAGAGGGCGCATAAGCCGTGTCCTGTATAAATTCTGGGGCATTGTGCGGCATCTATAGGGAAGATAATGGAGGGAGCAAGCCTTCCGTGTACGGGTGTCGCACACCGTCATATCTGCACTATCGATGCCGGAAGACCGCAAATGTGTGAACTATGCAACAGCCATGACTAAAATGACTCGCCCTCTAGCCATTAGCGCGCGTTAGGTGTTATGCCTTTCAGCAAGAAAATATCGGGGCGGTAGAGTCGTTTAGGGTCATGGCAATCAAGGGCGGACATCTGGGGTGGTTGAGTGCGGCGGTAGCTGGCGCGGCTCTCGCTTTGTCTCCCGCCGTTGGTGCGGCTGCTGATCTGATCGCGGTGCGTAGTGCGAAACCCGTTTCCCTCAACAATCTTGGCAGTATCGGGTCGTTTACTCCAGCGACTCAGGATCCACGCCTGTCCTCCGCTTATGCAAGCGCAATCATGAGCGGTAGCCGGAAGACCTTCCGCTTCACGCCGACCAGCGGTTCGACGAGCGGTCGTCGTTCGATCACCGTACTGGTGCGCGCCGGGGATGACATGCCTGTCCGTATGGACCGGACGCTGCCGTCGGTCGGCATCACGCCAGTGGCCTTTAATCTGAACGTCTCGCGCGGCTGGCGCAAGTTTGCGCTCCCGGACGCAGTTGGCCGCAAGGCGCTCGATCCGATTCCTGTCGAAACGCCTGCGGCTGCGCGCAGCTTCTCGCTCGATCAGGGCAATAAAAAGCAGCGCTTCAGTACCAATGTGCTTGTCGACAGCAAAGGCGACGTGGGCGCGGCGGCACCAACGTTGGGTGATGACAAGAGCTATTCGGTGGAAGTCGGCAGCTCTTATTCACTTTCGCGCAACCTGAACGTGACGGCAGGCATGAAGTACAGCGGCCGCGTCAATCGCCTCGCGCCGATAACCGGGGATCGGCAGGACGCACAAGCGTTGTACCTGGGTACGGTCTTCAAATTCTGATCCTGCGGCATTCGCCGGAGCATCTTCTACAAGCTAGCGCTAATTGTTTGACAGCTTTGCTGCTTTCGCGAACAGCCGTCGTAGGTTTATCGCGCTTTTGTTATTGTGCCTTCCCCTTGCTTCAACAAGTTTCGCTGCGGCGCACCATGAAACTTTTCACCTACTAACGCATTATAGCAGGATGTGTTTTTCAACTATGATGGACACCTCTCTCGAAAGTTAGTCGATGAATCAGATATCGTTCGACGCGCACTTTGTCTTGCCGGCTCCAAAGCATGTGGCTTTGATTGGTAATGCGATGCCTCGACGATGCGGTATGGCGACATTCACCAATCATTGCCGCGACGCGCTTCTCGAGCAATTTCCAGACGTCCGCATTGACCATTATGCGATGGACGACGGGCGCGGCGAAATAGAATATCCTGCTGATGTTCACCTCATCAACGACCGGGATGCTCGTGCCTATGCCCGTGCGGCGCAGCAGATCGAAGAGAGCGGCGCGGAAGCGATCTGGCTTCAGCATGAATTTGGCATTTTCGGTGGTGCCGCGGGCGACCTCATCCTCCATCTCCTTGCCCGCACACGCCTGCCGTTGGTCACGACGTTCCATACCATATTGGAAAAGCCGAGCGCCGACGAACGTCGCGTCATGGATCGCCTGCTGGATCGGTCGCGGGACATCATCGTCATGTCCGAATTCGGTCGTGAAATCCTCCAGCGCGTCTACAATGTCGACGATCGCCAGATCAGCGTGATCCCCCACGGTGTGCCCGACCGTCCGCTGATAGAGGCTGAAGCGATGAAGCCGCAGTTTGGCTGGGCCGGACGCAAGGTAATATTGACATTCGGCTTGCTTGCCCCGGACAAGGGCATCGAAAACATGATCGAAGCCATGCCCGCGATCGTCGAGCGCTGCCCCGAAGCGCTCTATGTGATCGTCGGCGCAACACACCCCAATCTAATCCGGGAGCAGGGCGAAACGTTGCGTGAGAGCTTGGTCGCGCTGACACATCATCTGGGAATTGCCGATAACGTCCAATGGATTGACAACTATCAGGAGCAGGAAGAACTGCTTGATCGGCTTCAGGCGGCCGACGTTTACGTGACGCCCTATGTCAATCCGGCTCAGGTCACGTCAGGCACGTTGAGCTACGCCGTTAGCATGGGCAAGGCAGTGGTTTCCACGCCTTATATCCATGCCACTGAAATCCTGGATCAGGACCATGGCATATTGGTTCCGTTCCGCGACAGCGCTGCGATAGCCGACGCGATCATTCGGCTGCTGACAGATGATAAGTTGCGCCGCGATTATGGCGAGCGCGCTTACGCACGCGGACGTGAAATGCTGTGGCGCGAACTGGCGCGCCGTGTGGGGTTGTTGCTGGTGCAGAGCCAGGGTGCGCAACCTGCCAAGCTGCCGATGCGCCGCAATCACCTGATACTGGAGCCGAATCTGTCGGCGGTCTTTCGGATGAGCGACGGCACCGGCATGTTGCAGCATGGCATATTGTCGGTGCCGGACCGCCGCCACGGCTACTGTATAGACGATAATGCACGTGCGCTGCTGCTGATGACGCAGGTTCCTGTGATGGATGAGGAACTGCGGGATCAGTGGATCAGCACCTACGCCGCGTTCGTGCAGCACGCATGGAATCCGGATAAGGGACGTTTCCGCAATTTCATGTCCTATGATCGCAGTTGGTGCGAGGATGAAGGATCGGAAGACAGCTCGGGCCGTGCGATGTGGGCGCTGGGCGTTACTGCCCGCGATGCGCCGCTTGAAAAGCAGCGCGAATGGGCTGCGCGCCTGTTCAACGAAACCATCGAGCCAATGCAGCGCCTCGCCTCGCCCCGCGCGCAGGCATTCGTCATGCTGGGGGCCAGTGCAATTCTGGAGACTGAACCGGGTCATGTTCTGGCAAAAGAAGTGCTTCGAGATTTTGGTCGCAATCTTCTGGCGCTGATTGCTGAAGCGCGCCGCCCGGACTGGGCTTGGTTTGAAGCAGTGCTGGCTTACGATAATCCCCGATTGTCCGAGGCGTTGCTGCGCGCAGGCGTGGTGTTGCAGAACGCCGACTTCATCGAATGCGGCCTGACTACGCTGGAATGGATCTGGGCGCAGCAGACCGCACCTACCGGCCACTTCCGTGCGGTGGGATCGGAAAGCTTCGGCGAACCTTATGCGCCGCCGCTACCGTTCGACCAGCAACCGCTGGAAGCGCAAGCGATGATCGACGCAGCGGAAGCCGCCTTCGCCATCGATCAGTCGGGTCGCTGGCTCGATTGCGCGCACACTGCCTATCGCTGGTATCTGGGCGACAATGACCTTTCTCTTCCCCTCGCCACGCGGCAGGATGGGGGATGCTATGACGGCCTCACACCTACGGGCGTGAACCGGAACCAGGGTGCGGAATCGCTGTTGGCATTGCAACTATCGTCTTGTGCGATGAACAGGCTTTCCCAAATCGGCGCAAACGTGGCAATAGGGGCCACCCTGGGGGATGAGATCA encodes:
- a CDS encoding DUF3576 domain-containing protein, which codes for MRPLSARSLATALVMAAVLPLGACGGGAKDRPKADLAAAKVTTIGVNSYLWRATLDTLSFMPLVQTDSNGGVIVTDWYANPNSPGERIKLTVTILDQDLRADALRVAGSRQVNQTGQWVDAPMQAATVQKIEEIILTKARDLRRTAINKD
- a CDS encoding glycosyltransferase family 4 protein, translated to MATFTNHCRDALLEQFPDVRIDHYAMDDGRGEIEYPADVHLINDRDARAYARAAQQIEESGAEAIWLQHEFGIFGGAAGDLILHLLARTRLPLVTTFHTILEKPSADERRVMDRLLDRSRDIIVMSEFGREILQRVYNVDDRQISVIPHGVPDRPLIEAEAMKPQFGWAGRKVILTFGLLAPDKGIENMIEAMPAIVERCPEALYVIVGATHPNLIREQGETLRESLVALTHHLGIADNVQWIDNYQEQEELLDRLQAADVYVTPYVNPAQVTSGTLSYAVSMGKAVVSTPYIHATEILDQDHGILVPFRDSAAIADAIIRLLTDDKLRRDYGERAYARGREMLWRELARRVGLLLVQSQGAQPAKLPMRRNHLILEPNLSAVFRMSDGTGMLQHGILSVPDRRHGYCIDDNARALLLMTQVPVMDEELRDQWISTYAAFVQHAWNPDKGRFRNFMSYDRSWCEDEGSEDSSGRAMWALGVTARDAPLEKQREWAARLFNETIEPMQRLASPRAQAFVMLGASAILETEPGHVLAKEVLRDFGRNLLALIAEARRPDWAWFEAVLAYDNPRLSEALLRAGVVLQNADFIECGLTTLEWIWAQQTAPTGHFRAVGSESFGEPYAPPLPFDQQPLEAQAMIDAAEAAFAIDQSGRWLDCAHTAYRWYLGDNDLSLPLATRQDGGCYDGLTPTGVNRNQGAESLLALQLSSCAMNRLSQIGANVAIGATLGDEIIPA